gcaccattttcacccagaggtttGTATATGAAACTAGCTgtaagaggaagtggttgagacaggtacaataacaatatttaaaagacactgtgGCTCTGTACTTGTATTTGTCTgtgctttctctgtagctgtaatgctatattctgcactctggttattttcCTTTTTGCACTACCTATATTGCTTCTGTATAACTTGTATGCTACGATTtgcctagatagcatgcaaacaaaattttcactgtgtctcaggatacgtggcaataataaaccaatatgaaTACCAACACCAATTAAGCTTTACGGTCTGTGTAGTGAGTGATAATGGTAAGGTAGATAACAGtgcagaagaagctgttcctgaatctggtggtacgtgtttTGAAACTTTTGCCCGACAGAAGAGAGGAGAAGAGTGAATGACGAGGGTGTTAGGGGTTGTTgagtatgttggctgcttttccaaggcagtgtgcagatggagtcaattgtggttagtctggtctgtgtgttagaccgggctgcatctacaattctatgcaatttcttgcagtcttgggcagtgcTGTAAAACGAAGTTGTGGTGCATTCTAATAGGATACTTTCTATGGTAGCTTAGAAATATTGTTGAGCgtaattggagacatgccaaatttccttctgAGGAGGCACAGGCTTTGATCTGTTTCTTGCTGCAGCATCAATATGGTTGGACAAATTccaaattattggtgatatttacgccCAAGAACTTTTGAGTTGTTGACCATCAGCATTTCAGCGCCACCTCGATTGCTTGTTGACTCGCTCCTTCgtattgctgacattgagggagaggttattgtgctGACACCACGTcgctaagctctctatctccttcctgtgttCCGTCTCGGCATTGTTCGTGATCCAGCCCACTATGGTGGTGGCAATGTGTAAACGTATCAATGTTTTACAATGTATTAAAAACACTGATATGTCTGTGCTTAAAAAAAAACGTAATGTAGGCTGTAAAACTTGCAAACTGCCACCATTAAGCTGTTTTGACTCGTCCTATCATTGGCATTCCCTGTTTTCTGTGCATCCCTCGCCCGCCATCTCGCCTGTCCAAGACTAACTGGCAtcattttcccagttctgatgaagggttgttgacggtttctctttccacaggtgccacctgacctgttgaatttttCCACCATGTGTTCCTCTTTGCTGACATTCCTTCTCTTTCCCTCTGCCACCCACCGACCCACCCACCTTCGCCTTGTGCACTTTTTCCCCAGCTCACGTCAGCTGTGTTCTTCCACACCTAGGCTGCCCTGGACTTCATAGTCGAGGAGGATCTACGCGCTCATCTGACCTGCTGGTATCTTCAGAAGTACGTCAAGGAAAACCCACTGCCTCATTACATGGAGCGGATACAGCAGAGGGCGCCCACGGATTTTCACCTCCGCTAGGATCCCGGAGGTCCTGCCTGCAGGGATAACTGTTACGTACTTGACCTTTCCTTTCTTTTATTTTTGGTGGGTGGTGGGGATAAGGGTGTAGTTGGGTGTTGTATTGGTGTTTGCCGTGCGattaaaaatgcaaaaaaaaactctTTCGAGTGGGGAGCTGCAAGTAACATTTTCTGAAGCCGAGTTTCCATTGTGCAGGATGTGCCCCTTTCAATACCTGCTGGAAGCCTGACCACAAGCGGATTGAAATTCCTCAGGCAGCGAGATCTGTTACCGGCCAGGATTTTACTCAATTGTGGGTTGCAATGTCATTACTATAAAGGGATTATTACTTTCCATACCTTGCCCGTTGAGGTGGAGAGGCATGGTGGAGAGGAATGGTGTTGAGGTGGAGAGGCatggtggagaggagggaggatggatggACTGAGGGAGtcgaagtggagaggggggagagtggactGTGGGAGATGAAGTGATGGGAGGCAGGGTGGATTGAGGAAACAAGGTCGATAATGGAGAGAGGTTGAGCTGTGGAGACTCAATCACTGTGGAGTCAAGGGCTTTAACATGTCTGATGGATGCCAGTTACATTGGGTCTGAGCGATGGAAGCAGCCAGGCAAATTTATCAAACGTTACCACGTTCAaaaacaatagaaatagaaaaacaggggggggggggggggggaaacagccGATGAAAGGAATTGAGCAATCAGAATGAAATGAGTGAGGggcgtgacaatggaggagggtgAGGTGTGGTGACAAACCCTGAGCCACACACGGACTGAAGGGAAGGCAGCCTTGAGGTACTGAGAGAGCACCTGAACAGAGAGCTGGAGAAGGATGATTGTGGGGGAGGCACAAGTGTTTGCTCGACCCCGAAGATCTCTAAGCCACAACAAGATAAAAGTGACCTGGACCCCAGCGAGGAGACAGCAGATTGGCTTTGAGAAGAATGTGAACATCAACGCTTGTGCTTGTGCTGTGACTCTATTGCACCAGAAACATCCTTGTTGCTTTACGGGGGCAGAACAATGTCGAGCGGACTTTGGCCAACAGCTTCACTGTTCCTGGGGATATTTAAAGAAATAACTAGATTTAAAATCTCATCTTTTATGAGCTTGGAATGCTGCAGAGTGCTCGCGACCAAACAATTACCTTTTTGAAGTGCAGTCAGTGTTGTAAAATAGCTCGATGAACCGGCCAATTTagacacagcaagctcccacaagcaGTTCCAAGGTAGAAGTGCAGACCTTGTCACACTGAGGGTGTGCCCACACTGAGGGTGTACCCACACTGAGGGTGTGCCCACACTGAGGAGGGTGTACCCACACTGAGGGTGTACCCACACAGAGCATGTACCCACACTGAGGGTGTGCCCACACTGAGGGTGTACCCACACAGAGCATGTACCCACACTGAGGAGGGTGTACCCACACTGAGGAGGGTGTACCCACACTGAGGAGGGTGTACCCACACTGAGGAGGGTGTACCCACACTGAGGGTGTGCCCACACTGAGggtgtgcccacactgaccgtgTACCCACACTGAGGAGGGTGTACCCACACTGAGGGTGTGCCCTACACTGACCGTGTACCCACACTGAGGGTGTGCCCACACTGAGGGTGTACCCACACAGAGCGTGTACCCACACTGAGGAGGGTGTACCCACACTGAGGGTGTGCCC
This is a stretch of genomic DNA from Rhinoraja longicauda isolate Sanriku21f chromosome 21, sRhiLon1.1, whole genome shotgun sequence. It encodes these proteins:
- the natd1 gene encoding protein NATD1 isoform X2, translated to MCHFLILALYSHERAVLLYEYVGKKTIDLQHTEVPDAYRGRGIAKLMAKAALDFIVEEDLRAHLTCWYLQKYVKENPLPHYMERIQQRAPTDFHLR